The Hippea jasoniae genome includes the window CTATTTCGATTATAGGTGTTCATCTACCGCAGGCTTTTAATAAAAATAAAGAATCTATGGATAATATGTCTTTGGCTGCCATGTTTGCTGGAATGGCTTTGAATGTTGGCAGGGCGAGCCTTCCCCATGCACTTGAACATGCACTAAGCGCCTACAACCCTTCTCTGCCTCACGGTTTGGGTTTATCCATGGTGATGCCCGGGTTTTTAAAAAGGGCTTATAGGTGTAATTTAGAAAAGTTTGCCCAGGTTGCCTACCTGCTTGGGGAGGATATCTCAAACAAAAAGCTTGATGATGCTGCAAAACTGTGTGTTGATGCGGTTGAAAAACTAAAAAGCAGGATTGGCTTAAATAAGAATCTTAAAGATTTTGGTTTTGATAAGAAAACAGTTGATGAAATGGTTGAAAACACGCTCTGGACGATGGAACATGGTATAAAAAATAGTCCGTGTGAGTTTAGTGTTAACGATATTAAAAACATTTACTATGAGGCTTTGGAGGAATAGATGAAGTTTATTGTTGCCTTTATGCTTTTTGCATTGCTTGTCAGTGCCTCATCCTGCACCCCATTGGTTGTGGGTTCTGCGGCAGCAGGTGGAGCTTATGTGGGTTATAAATTGGGTCAAGAAGGCTACTCTATCAAGATTACAAAACCTGTAAAAGGCACAAAGCCAGAGGGCTCTCAAAGTCAGGTTAACAAATAATGGGTATAACAGACTGGATTATAAAATTACAAAATTCAAAGTTTGCCCGCAGATTTCAGTATGAGCCCTATATTATAAGGTCTGTTGAGTTTGTTGATCCAAAGGGTAGTGAAAAAATACTTGTAGTCTACAGAGAAGTTGACTACTTCAAATCCCTTGCCGTTAGACTGATGAAGAATGAGGATAATTATTACGGTGTTGATATTGAGCAGTCTGGTGAGATAGAGGAAAACGGATTTGATAAAGTTGTTTTTTTTGTTAGCGTGTATTATGCAACACCTCAGAAGATTAAGCAGCTTGCCCTGAAGGCAAAAAATGGTGGAAAAATATACTGCATCTGCTTTCTGAAAGGGAGTTTGTTTTTTGAAACAACACTAAAGATTACCGATAAGTCGGCCTTCAATCTATTGGGTAGGGAGATTGAGCTTTTTGAGGGTTTTAAAAAAACAGAAGAGGTGGATTTTAAAAAAGAGCATATAAAGATAGCTGTGTTTGAGGTGTGATATGAAGATAGGAATATTCACATCAGGTGGAGATGCAGCTGGGATGAATCCGGCGATTAAGGCTTTTGTTGAGCTTGCAATAGAAAACTCCTTTGAGCCGTATTTTATATACGATGGACTGGAGGGATTAATAGACGGTAAGATTGAAAAGGCGGATTTTCATATGGTTGCTGGTATTTTGCACAGGGGAGGAACGATATTAAGGTCCTCTCGTTCAAAAAGGTTTTATGACAAAAAATACAGACAAAAAGCTTTCGATAACTTAGAAAAACACGGTATTGAGCGTCTGATTGTGCTTGGAGGTGATGGCTCGTTTAGAGCAATGGATGTTTTTTATAAAGAGTTTGGAATAAATTTTGCAGGGATTCCTGTTACAATCGACAACGACATATATGGAACAGACTACTGCCTTGGTGTGGATACGGCGTTAAATGTTATAAGGCATCTGCTTGATAATATAAGGGATACCGCATCATCTTTTGGAAGGGCTTTTGTTGTTGAAACAATGGGAAGAAGCTGTGGATATCTGGCTATTGTTTCGGCTATTGCAAGCGGTGCAGAGATCTGTATAGCACCTGAGCTTGAGGTTGATTTTGAAGGCATAAAAAAGAGGCTTAAAAGAGAAATTGAAAACGGTAGAACTTATATTCTTGCTGTTGTTGGTGAAGGGAGCAATATGACTGAAACAGTCAGAGATTTTTTGTTGAATGAACTAAAATTTGATACACGTGTTACTGTGCTTGGTCATGTGCAAAGAGGGGGAAATCCCACAATATTTGACCGCTTAATGGCTTATAAATTCGTTGAATGTGCAATTGAACATATAAAAGAAAACATTCACCATATGGTTGGCTTTAAGAATAGTAAATTTTATCTTATTGATATAGATAGTGTAGCAAACAACAAATATAAGTTAGATGACTTTCTTATAAAACTTGCCCAGACAAAAGCTGTTTAGTTATTTACAATATTTATCCTTTTTTCTATAATGGTGAAACTTTCTTTTGAGGGGTGGCTGATGAAGGAAATTGGTTTACACGGTCGCGGAGGACAGGGAGTTGTTATGGCAGGTGAATTACTTGCCAATATCTATTTTTATGAAGGCTATGAGGTTCAGTTTATGCCTTCGTATGGTGCAGAAAGAAGGGGGGCTCCATCCAATGCATTTGTGAGAGTGGATAACAAAAAGGTTTTAAACCGTTATTCTATTCTGGTTCCCGATGAGATTATTGTTTTTAATATAACATTGCTTAGTAACTTAAAGCTAAAAGATAACGGAGTTGCCTTATTGAACTATCCAGATGGATTATCAAAGAAAGTTTCTGATGCTAAGATTTTTTGCGTTGATGCAAGGTCCATTGCAAATCAACTTAAACTTGGAACAGCTGCTATGCCACTTGTCAATACGGCTATGCTTGGGGCATATTGCAGGGTTTCTAAAGATTTTTCTTTTGATACGCTTAAGAGGGTGTATGAAGATAAAATGGGAAGCAGGGCTTCGTTAAATATCAGGGCAGCAGAATTAGCCTATGAAAGTGTGAGGGAGATATGAGCAAAAGAGTAGTTTTAGGTGGAAATGATGCAGTTGCTTATGCTGTTAAACAAAGCTATGTTGATGTAGTAAGTGCATATCCAATAACACCACAGACATCGATAATTGAAAAGATAGCGTCTTTTATAGCAAAGGGAGAGATGGATGCAACTTTTATAAGAGTTGAATCTGAACATTCTGCAATGGCAGCTGCTATGGGTGCCTCTGTTGCTGGCTCAAGAGTATTTACAGCAACAAGCTCTCAGGGTTTACTTTTAATGCATGAGGTGTTGCACTGGGCAGCAGGCGATGGTTTGCCGATTGTAATGGCAAATGCAAACAGAGCTGTAGCACCTCCATGGAGTATATGGGCTGAGCAGACAGACTCATTATCCCAGAGGGATACAGGCTGGATTCAGTTTTATTGCTCCAATGCTCAGGAAGTTTATGATTTAGTCTTTATTGGATTTAGACTTGCTGAGGCTGTATCCAATCCTGTTATGGTTTGTATGGATGGATTTTTATTAACACACACCAAAGAGCCTGTAGATGTATTTGAGGAAGAAATAAAACCTTTTATACAGAAGAAAGATAAATGGAACATCCTTGATGTTGAAAATCCACAAGCGATTGGTGCTTTGGCTTTTCCAAACGATTATATGCCTATAAAGATTCAGCAGAACAAAAGAATTCTTT containing:
- a CDS encoding transketolase C-terminal domain-containing protein → MSKRVVLGGNDAVAYAVKQSYVDVVSAYPITPQTSIIEKIASFIAKGEMDATFIRVESEHSAMAAAMGASVAGSRVFTATSSQGLLLMHEVLHWAAGDGLPIVMANANRAVAPPWSIWAEQTDSLSQRDTGWIQFYCSNAQEVYDLVFIGFRLAEAVSNPVMVCMDGFLLTHTKEPVDVFEEEIKPFIQKKDKWNILDVENPQAIGALAFPNDYMPIKIQQNKRILSALEKFDEISKEFEAIANRRHEKVYIYPDNTADVAVVTMGSLAETARIAVDNLNSYGIKSKLVKINMFRPFPKEELKKAIGDSKYVVVFDRNISMGKGGIVKDEVAGSLGLSNAIGVVCGLGGVDVTEKDIEKVIKKVVDGKITEDFILWGEI
- a CDS encoding 2-oxoacid:acceptor oxidoreductase family protein yields the protein MKEIGLHGRGGQGVVMAGELLANIYFYEGYEVQFMPSYGAERRGAPSNAFVRVDNKKVLNRYSILVPDEIIVFNITLLSNLKLKDNGVALLNYPDGLSKKVSDAKIFCVDARSIANQLKLGTAAMPLVNTAMLGAYCRVSKDFSFDTLKRVYEDKMGSRASLNIRAAELAYESVREI
- a CDS encoding 6-phosphofructokinase, whose translation is MKIGIFTSGGDAAGMNPAIKAFVELAIENSFEPYFIYDGLEGLIDGKIEKADFHMVAGILHRGGTILRSSRSKRFYDKKYRQKAFDNLEKHGIERLIVLGGDGSFRAMDVFYKEFGINFAGIPVTIDNDIYGTDYCLGVDTALNVIRHLLDNIRDTASSFGRAFVVETMGRSCGYLAIVSAIASGAEICIAPELEVDFEGIKKRLKREIENGRTYILAVVGEGSNMTETVRDFLLNELKFDTRVTVLGHVQRGGNPTIFDRLMAYKFVECAIEHIKENIHHMVGFKNSKFYLIDIDSVANNKYKLDDFLIKLAQTKAV